In Sulfuricaulis sp., the following proteins share a genomic window:
- a CDS encoding EAL domain-containing protein codes for MGKTPQPPAPPANVVGGADLPNNRVSTDMPESRLGRWFGLHTLLGRYLLASALLVAGILGVAWFTQGKVESAAETNAQSLDIRKHLHNKLNEISHEIWVAETATHRYLVTPEQGARNQALDMLDHLIESTGDIAVHPWTQQNPQARKHAENLTRATGELRKQVERLLDMRIDPDKTFPAIDIMRNELHPSTIEVITLTTQAMEEAETAGHTLAQDDIYELFADSRYAWSTVNANFRLYVTNRFGIFSSKPEIDMAKQRSDIAMYLTRIETNLEKLATHESQGALEFQQEESLRRLRPLVKQWRSGFQKVVAIFESDHWRADIPLMRDAIYPHFNTAWEALRGMQKEIAESQDENILAMEQFTDRLAGSLWTLVFFSLLIIGGGILVFEFNIRRPIARVASALKAEAEGATGIALPTTNTLETRNLVHAFDNMRTQVRSREQNIRAILDNAAEGIITFDQRGTIENFNRAAERLFGWSADKIAGTSIAQLIAPESREKRDGYLEHFLRQEIKRLVGLEGEALGRHKDGTTFPISIKITDMALPGQQKYIALLANIAERKAMIERLRQLAEHDGLTGLYNRSYFLTELERLVDLLKRNEKLNGALLYLDLDHFKYTNDSLGHAAGDQLLVEAANILTRRARKSDLVVRLGGDEFVVLMYDTARDTVEQVAESFRLKLASFVFQYQGKNVDIGCSIGVTLLDSHIASSADALMQADLACHLAKRGGRNRVHLFVANDAKNVDTMSLDMGWSHRIRKALEHDRFALVAQPIARTSSGAIECHEILVRMLDEDDSLIMPAGFLSTAERFGLASEIDQWVIRHAIDLLARRRATEPALRFSINLSAQSLSLPAIAELITRKVEETGLDPSALTFEVTETAAIADMHTAVTFLAQLRAMGCKTALDDFGSGMSSFAYLSELPVDLVKIDGRFVKNLGHNLVDRAMVKAMNDIAHALGKETLGEFVEDEESLRQLNAIGVDYGQGYHIGRPDAVNAHTDSAGQPLPRKK; via the coding sequence ATGGGCAAAACACCTCAACCACCTGCGCCACCCGCCAACGTCGTGGGTGGCGCAGACCTCCCGAACAACAGGGTATCCACGGACATGCCGGAGTCACGTCTCGGCCGCTGGTTCGGTCTGCATACTTTGCTTGGCCGGTACCTGCTCGCCTCCGCCCTGCTTGTTGCCGGAATCCTCGGCGTTGCCTGGTTTACCCAAGGCAAGGTGGAAAGCGCCGCGGAGACCAACGCACAGAGTCTGGACATACGCAAACACCTCCACAACAAACTCAATGAAATAAGCCACGAAATCTGGGTCGCGGAAACCGCGACCCACCGTTACCTGGTTACACCCGAACAGGGCGCGCGCAATCAGGCCCTCGACATGCTTGATCACCTGATCGAGTCCACCGGGGACATCGCGGTTCACCCCTGGACACAACAAAATCCGCAGGCGCGCAAGCATGCGGAGAACTTGACGAGAGCAACCGGAGAATTACGCAAGCAGGTTGAACGCCTGCTGGATATGCGAATCGACCCGGACAAGACCTTCCCCGCTATCGATATCATGAGGAATGAGCTGCACCCTTCCACGATTGAGGTCATCACGCTGACGACCCAGGCCATGGAGGAAGCCGAGACCGCCGGACACACGCTCGCACAGGACGATATATACGAACTATTCGCCGACAGCCGTTACGCCTGGTCCACGGTGAACGCCAACTTCCGTCTGTATGTCACGAACCGCTTCGGCATATTCAGCAGCAAACCTGAAATCGACATGGCAAAGCAGAGGTCCGACATCGCGATGTACCTGACGCGCATCGAGACCAACCTGGAGAAACTCGCTACGCATGAAAGTCAGGGGGCGCTTGAATTCCAGCAGGAAGAGTCGCTCCGGCGACTGCGTCCGCTCGTCAAACAGTGGCGATCCGGATTCCAGAAGGTCGTGGCGATATTCGAATCGGACCACTGGCGCGCAGACATCCCATTGATGCGCGACGCGATTTACCCGCACTTCAATACCGCCTGGGAAGCGCTGCGCGGAATGCAAAAAGAAATCGCAGAAAGCCAGGATGAAAACATTCTGGCCATGGAGCAATTCACAGACCGGCTGGCCGGCTCGCTATGGACACTGGTTTTTTTCAGTCTCCTGATCATCGGAGGTGGCATCCTGGTATTCGAGTTCAACATCCGCCGGCCGATCGCGCGCGTCGCCTCAGCCCTCAAGGCCGAAGCGGAGGGAGCGACCGGCATCGCCCTGCCGACCACGAACACCCTTGAGACGCGCAACCTCGTGCATGCCTTCGACAACATGCGCACGCAGGTGCGTTCGCGCGAACAGAACATCCGCGCCATCCTCGACAATGCCGCCGAGGGCATCATCACCTTCGACCAGCGGGGGACGATCGAGAACTTCAACCGGGCGGCGGAAAGGTTGTTCGGCTGGTCCGCGGACAAAATCGCCGGTACCTCCATCGCCCAACTGATCGCGCCGGAATCCCGCGAGAAACGCGACGGCTACCTCGAACACTTCCTGCGCCAGGAGATCAAGCGCCTGGTGGGGCTCGAGGGCGAGGCCTTGGGGCGGCACAAGGATGGCACGACCTTCCCGATTTCGATCAAGATCACCGACATGGCGCTGCCGGGTCAGCAGAAATACATTGCGCTGCTCGCCAACATCGCCGAACGCAAGGCCATGATCGAGCGTCTGCGCCAGCTCGCCGAGCACGACGGCCTGACCGGCCTGTACAATCGTTCCTACTTCCTGACCGAACTGGAACGCCTGGTCGACCTGCTGAAGCGCAATGAAAAACTGAATGGCGCGCTGCTCTACCTCGACCTCGACCACTTCAAATACACCAACGATAGCCTCGGACACGCGGCCGGCGACCAGCTGCTCGTCGAAGCCGCCAACATCCTGACCCGGCGCGCGCGCAAATCGGACCTAGTGGTGCGGCTCGGCGGCGACGAATTCGTGGTGCTGATGTACGACACCGCGCGGGACACGGTCGAGCAGGTGGCCGAATCCTTCCGTCTGAAGCTGGCTAGCTTTGTGTTCCAATACCAGGGGAAAAACGTCGATATCGGCTGCTCCATCGGCGTCACGCTTCTCGATTCGCACATCGCATCGTCGGCGGATGCCCTGATGCAGGCTGATCTCGCTTGCCACCTCGCCAAGCGCGGCGGCCGTAACCGTGTACACCTCTTTGTCGCAAACGACGCCAAGAATGTCGACACCATGTCGCTCGATATGGGCTGGTCGCACCGTATCCGAAAAGCGCTGGAACACGACCGCTTCGCGCTCGTCGCGCAGCCGATCGCGCGCACGAGCAGCGGCGCCATCGAATGTCACGAGATCCTGGTGCGCATGCTCGATGAGGACGACAGTCTCATCATGCCTGCCGGGTTCCTGTCAACGGCAGAACGGTTCGGGTTGGCCTCCGAAATCGATCAGTGGGTCATTCGCCATGCCATCGACCTGCTCGCGCGCCGGCGCGCGACGGAACCCGCGCTGCGCTTTTCGATCAACCTGTCGGCCCAGTCGCTCTCCCTGCCGGCGATTGCCGAGCTGATCACGCGCAAGGTCGAGGAGACCGGGCTCGACCCGTCTGCCCTCACCTTCGAGGTGACGGAGACCGCTGCCATCGCCGACATGCATACCGCCGTGACCTTCCTCGCGCAGCTGCGTGCCATGGGATGCAAAACCGCGCTCGATGATTTCGGCAGCGGCATGTCCTCGTTTGCCTACCTGTCCGAGTTGCCGGTCGACCTTGTCAAAATCGACGGCCGCTTCGTGAAGAACCTGGGGCACAACTTGGTGGACCGGGCGATGGTAAAGGCGATGAATGACATCGCGCATGCGCTCGGCAAGGAAACCCTGGGCGAGTTCGTGGAGGACGAGGAATCCCTGCGCCAGCTGAATGCAATCGGGGTGGACTATGGGCAGGGCTACCATATCGGACGGCCTGATGCCGTAAATGCACACACCGATTCAGCCGGGCAGCCATTGCCGCGCAAGAAATAA
- the rdgB gene encoding RdgB/HAM1 family non-canonical purine NTP pyrophosphatase, producing the protein MTKQIVLASSNPGKVREINQMLAGLHLTVVPQSDFKVVDAEETGLTFVENALLKARNATRHTGLPAIADDSGIEVDYLNGAPGIYSARYAGKGASDAQNLQKLLTNLKGVPDAERKARFQCLMVYLRHEFDPTPVICQGTWEGRILLEPRGENGFGYDPVFFVPTHKCSSAELPAEEKNKLSHRGQALRALVFSLQQPRSRIY; encoded by the coding sequence ATGACCAAGCAGATTGTTCTGGCATCGAGTAACCCCGGCAAGGTACGCGAGATCAACCAGATGCTCGCCGGGCTGCATCTCACCGTCGTGCCGCAATCCGACTTCAAGGTCGTCGATGCGGAAGAAACCGGCCTGACCTTCGTCGAAAATGCCCTGCTGAAAGCGCGCAACGCCACGCGCCACACCGGCCTCCCTGCCATTGCCGACGATTCCGGCATCGAAGTGGATTACCTCAACGGCGCGCCCGGGATTTACTCCGCACGCTACGCCGGCAAGGGCGCGAGCGATGCACAGAATCTGCAGAAATTACTGACCAACCTCAAAGGCGTTCCTGATGCTGAACGCAAGGCGCGTTTCCAGTGCCTGATGGTGTACCTGCGGCATGAATTCGATCCCACGCCAGTGATTTGTCAGGGCACCTGGGAAGGAAGAATTTTATTGGAGCCGCGGGGCGAGAACGGGTTTGGTTATGATCCGGTTTTCTTCGTGCCCACGCATAAGTGTTCTTCTGCCGAGTTGCCGGCGGAAGAGAAAAATAAATTGAGTCATCGGGGGCAGGCGCTACGGGCACTGGTATTTAGCCTCCAGCAACCGCGGTCCCGAATTTATTAA
- the rph gene encoding ribonuclease PH encodes MRPSGRKPDQLRDIRITRSYTKHAEGSVLIEFGETRVLCNVSVDEKVPNFLKGKGQGWVTAEYGMLPRSTGSRMAREAAQGKQGGRTMEIQRLIGRALRSALDMKQLGERTFTIDCDVIQADGGTRTASITGGCVALVDAINHVRKRGLITNDPLRHLVASVSCGIFGGEAVLDLDYAEDSNAGTDMNFVMDDAGGFIEIQGTAESKTFSLEDMQAMTKLAQAGIRELIARQREALEMK; translated from the coding sequence ATGCGGCCCAGCGGACGTAAACCCGACCAGTTACGCGACATACGTATCACCCGTAGTTACACCAAACACGCCGAAGGCTCGGTGCTGATCGAGTTCGGCGAGACGCGCGTGCTGTGCAACGTCAGCGTCGACGAAAAGGTGCCGAACTTCCTCAAGGGCAAGGGCCAGGGCTGGGTCACGGCCGAATACGGCATGCTGCCGCGTTCCACCGGGAGCCGCATGGCGCGCGAGGCAGCACAGGGCAAACAGGGCGGGCGCACCATGGAAATCCAGCGCCTGATCGGGCGCGCGCTGCGCTCGGCGCTGGACATGAAGCAGCTGGGCGAGCGCACGTTCACCATCGACTGCGACGTGATCCAGGCCGATGGCGGCACGCGCACGGCTTCCATCACCGGCGGCTGTGTCGCGCTGGTGGATGCCATCAACCACGTGCGCAAACGCGGATTGATTACCAACGACCCCCTGCGCCATCTGGTCGCCTCCGTTTCCTGCGGCATCTTCGGCGGCGAGGCGGTGCTCGATCTCGATTACGCCGAGGACTCCAACGCCGGGACCGACATGAACTTCGTGATGGACGACGCCGGCGGCTTCATCGAAATCCAGGGCACCGCCGAGAGCAAGACCTTCAGCCTCGAAGACATGCAGGCGATGACCAAGCTCGCGCAAGCCGGCATCCGCGAACTCATCGCGCGCCAACGCGAAGCATTGGAGATGAAATAA
- a CDS encoding protein phosphatase 2C domain-containing protein: MKYQITQYTLRGARPTNEDRVGYAERDNAVLLVVADGLGGHRGGEIAAEVLVETLLHSFQSLRQPVINRPSAFLALGILQAHHAIIARAKASQTPIEPRTTCVACLVQNGYAYWAHVGDSRLYVIRQDRVLLRTQDHTAIDEMHQDGLLTEQEMLDHPQKSHLLNCLGGGVTPTISVSEETLLQPGDMLLACTDGLWEAFTPEEITNYLKAPALDEAMEEMLFAAVRKMKHGCDNVSAVCLRWQDAMSKNPPLQGNVAVQIDEAMLRQEARHHLPHVARRPVPIPPAPVVEDTSKEKNRPLQDRIQEIEDFLKKHEAK; encoded by the coding sequence ATGAAATACCAGATCACCCAATACACCCTGCGCGGGGCGCGCCCGACCAACGAAGACCGCGTGGGTTATGCCGAGCGCGACAACGCCGTGCTGTTGGTCGTGGCCGACGGACTCGGCGGTCACCGCGGCGGCGAGATCGCGGCGGAAGTTCTGGTGGAGACACTGCTGCACAGCTTCCAGTCGCTGCGCCAACCCGTGATCAATCGACCCTCGGCCTTCCTCGCGCTCGGCATCCTGCAGGCGCACCACGCCATCATCGCGCGCGCCAAGGCCAGCCAGACACCCATCGAACCGCGCACCACCTGCGTCGCCTGCCTGGTGCAAAACGGCTATGCCTACTGGGCGCACGTGGGTGACAGCCGACTTTATGTCATCCGCCAGGATCGCGTCCTGCTGCGCACACAGGACCACACCGCCATCGATGAAATGCATCAAGACGGCTTGCTCACGGAACAGGAAATGCTCGACCACCCCCAGAAGAGTCACCTGCTGAATTGTCTCGGTGGCGGGGTCACGCCCACCATCAGCGTAAGCGAAGAAACCCTGCTGCAGCCGGGCGACATGCTGCTCGCCTGTACCGACGGCCTGTGGGAGGCGTTCACACCGGAAGAGATCACGAATTATCTGAAGGCTCCGGCGCTGGATGAGGCCATGGAGGAAATGCTTTTTGCCGCGGTGCGCAAGATGAAACACGGCTGTGACAACGTCAGCGCCGTATGCCTGCGTTGGCAGGATGCCATGTCAAAAAATCCACCACTGCAAGGCAACGTGGCCGTGCAGATCGATGAGGCCATGCTGCGTCAGGAGGCCCGTCACCATCTTCCGCATGTCGCGCGGCGACCGGTCCCAATACCGCCGGCCCCGGTCGTGGAAGACACCAGTAAAGAAAAGAACAGGCCGCTGCAAGACCGCATCCAGGAGATCGAGGATTTTCTGAAGAAGCACGAGGCCAAATAG
- a CDS encoding serine/threonine-protein kinase has product MDITNALNEGYMLHHYKIAKTLGGGGFSIVYLARNTQTGKWVVIKEYLPDKQVARADGETVENLSGSTASTFNTGMKRFFDEAKALSTIQHPNIVRVTDFFRENNTVYMVMNFEDGKDLRWYIKRHDGRMTEKFIRTVFPPLLDGLRELHNHRLLHLDIKPANVYLRPGGSPLLLDFGAAQSPYVNERRALPHTLTRGFAPIEQHTRGHIGPWTDLYAVGATMWACLCGKAPPTATKRAEKDTYKPAVRQFASRYSRQLLEAVDWCLQMDQMARPQNVDALLDFLNKEPSELPAPDPETLIERLKQKLPW; this is encoded by the coding sequence ATGGATATCACCAATGCCCTCAACGAGGGCTATATGCTGCATCATTACAAGATCGCCAAAACCCTCGGCGGCGGCGGGTTCAGCATTGTCTACCTCGCGCGCAACACCCAGACCGGAAAGTGGGTGGTCATCAAGGAGTACCTGCCGGACAAGCAGGTCGCGCGCGCCGACGGCGAGACCGTGGAGAACCTGTCAGGCTCGACCGCCAGTACCTTCAACACCGGCATGAAGCGTTTTTTCGACGAAGCCAAGGCGTTGTCGACAATCCAGCATCCCAACATCGTGCGCGTCACGGATTTCTTCCGCGAGAACAACACCGTGTACATGGTGATGAATTTCGAGGATGGCAAGGACCTGCGCTGGTACATCAAGCGCCACGACGGTCGCATGACGGAAAAATTCATCCGCACGGTCTTTCCCCCGTTGCTTGACGGACTGCGTGAGCTGCACAACCACCGCCTGCTGCATCTCGATATCAAGCCGGCGAATGTTTATCTGCGGCCCGGCGGCTCACCGCTGCTGCTCGACTTCGGCGCCGCGCAGTCTCCTTACGTCAACGAACGGCGTGCGCTGCCACACACACTCACGCGCGGCTTTGCGCCCATCGAGCAGCACACGCGCGGGCACATCGGACCGTGGACCGACCTTTACGCCGTGGGCGCCACCATGTGGGCCTGCCTGTGCGGCAAGGCCCCGCCTACCGCCACCAAGCGTGCCGAAAAAGACACCTACAAACCGGCGGTGCGCCAATTTGCCTCGCGCTATTCGCGTCAGCTGCTCGAGGCCGTGGATTGGTGCCTGCAAATGGATCAGATGGCGCGACCGCAGAATGTGGATGCCTTGCTGGACTTTCTCAACAAGGAACCGTCCGAGTTGCCGGCACCAGACCCGGAAACGCTGATCGAGCGCTTGAAACAGAAATTGCCCTGGTGA
- a CDS encoding YicC/YloC family endoribonuclease gives MKSGKTPPQTASMTAFARHEAVAHWGTLTWELRSVNHRYLDISLRLPEELRSLEPRIRELVNARLARGKVDGTLRFQPSEASAGTIEMNAEQVQRLLVAADHLRHHAQDIAQLRTIDVLRWPGVIKAAALDVESLGAAALEALSATLAELVATRNREGARLQEFMLARLQSMEEMAGKAKELFPEATRQFRERLEARLKEVKTQLDPARLEQEIVLFAQKADVTEEIDRLTAHFAEIRRVFSQPGPAGRRLDFLMQELNREANTLSSKSTDTRLTNVAVELKVLIEQMREQVQNIE, from the coding sequence ATGAAATCCGGAAAAACCCCGCCCCAGACCGCCAGCATGACCGCCTTTGCCCGGCACGAGGCGGTCGCGCATTGGGGCACGCTCACCTGGGAGCTGCGCTCGGTCAATCACCGTTATCTCGACATTTCCCTGCGCCTGCCGGAGGAGCTGCGCTCGCTCGAACCGCGCATACGCGAACTGGTCAACGCGCGCCTCGCCCGTGGCAAGGTGGACGGCACCCTGCGCTTCCAGCCGAGTGAAGCATCGGCAGGGACCATCGAGATGAATGCGGAGCAGGTACAGCGCTTGCTCGTTGCCGCCGACCACCTGCGCCATCATGCACAAGATATCGCGCAATTACGCACCATCGACGTGCTGCGCTGGCCGGGGGTGATCAAGGCGGCGGCGCTGGATGTCGAAAGCCTGGGCGCAGCGGCACTGGAGGCACTGTCGGCCACGCTGGCGGAGCTGGTGGCGACGCGCAACCGCGAAGGCGCACGTCTGCAGGAGTTCATGCTGGCACGCTTGCAGTCCATGGAAGAAATGGCAGGGAAGGCGAAAGAGCTGTTCCCCGAAGCCACGCGGCAGTTTCGCGAACGGCTGGAGGCGCGTCTGAAGGAGGTCAAGACCCAGCTCGATCCCGCGCGCCTGGAACAGGAAATCGTCCTGTTCGCGCAGAAGGCGGATGTCACCGAGGAAATCGACCGGCTGACCGCGCACTTCGCCGAAATCCGTCGGGTGTTCTCTCAGCCCGGCCCCGCCGGCCGGCGGCTCGATTTCCTGATGCAGGAACTCAACCGCGAGGCCAACACTTTGTCATCGAAATCCACCGACACGCGCCTGACCAATGTCGCGGTCGAGCTCAAGGTGCTGATCGAGCAGATGCGCGAGCAAGTGCAAAATATAGAATAA
- the gmk gene encoding guanylate kinase: MMKCRLFIFSAASGTGKTSLAKALVEQMPDLAFSVSHTTRAPRPGEQHGVHYYFVTPQQFDEMVAADRFLEHAKVFGNSYGTSRATTESMLRQGKNIIFDIDWQGARAIKEKLPEAVSVFILPPSRAALEERLTGRGQDSPEVIAQRMRAAVSEISHHKEFDHLVVNDDFNAALADLKTIILGDGKPRPVRVDMEALLAEV; the protein is encoded by the coding sequence ATTATGAAATGCAGACTTTTTATTTTTTCCGCGGCTTCCGGCACCGGCAAGACCAGTCTCGCCAAGGCATTGGTGGAGCAGATGCCCGACCTGGCGTTCTCGGTTTCGCACACCACGCGCGCGCCGCGGCCGGGTGAGCAGCACGGTGTGCATTATTATTTCGTTACCCCGCAACAGTTCGACGAGATGGTGGCGGCCGACCGCTTTCTGGAACACGCCAAGGTGTTTGGGAATTCCTACGGCACTTCGCGCGCGACGACCGAAAGCATGCTGCGGCAGGGAAAGAACATCATCTTCGATATTGACTGGCAGGGCGCGCGCGCCATCAAGGAAAAGCTGCCGGAGGCGGTGAGCGTTTTCATCCTGCCACCCTCGCGCGCCGCTCTGGAAGAGCGTCTGACCGGGCGCGGCCAGGATTCACCCGAGGTCATTGCCCAGCGCATGCGTGCGGCGGTGTCTGAGATAAGCCACCACAAGGAATTCGACCACCTGGTGGTAAACGATGACTTCAATGCGGCCCTGGCCGATTTGAAGACCATAATCCTCGGGGACGGCAAGCCTCGGCCCGTTCGGGTGGACATGGAGGCCTTGTTAGCAGAGGTCTAG
- the rpoZ gene encoding DNA-directed RNA polymerase subunit omega, whose protein sequence is MARITVEDCLDNVDNRFQLVLVATRRARQLINGADPFVERGNDKPTVLALREIAGGFVTNAILEEETAPVVFEANENTADQPQTGGLDSSPAPGKEGGTEV, encoded by the coding sequence ATGGCTCGTATTACGGTGGAAGATTGTCTGGATAACGTCGATAACCGCTTTCAGCTCGTGCTGGTGGCCACGCGCCGCGCACGCCAGCTGATCAATGGTGCGGATCCCTTTGTGGAGCGCGGAAACGACAAGCCCACGGTACTCGCCCTGCGCGAAATCGCCGGCGGTTTTGTGACCAATGCCATCCTGGAAGAGGAAACGGCGCCAGTCGTATTTGAGGCCAATGAAAACACAGCCGACCAACCCCAAACAGGCGGGCTCGACAGCAGCCCGGCCCCCGGCAAAGAGGGCGGAACCGAAGTCTGA
- a CDS encoding bifunctional (p)ppGpp synthetase/guanosine-3',5'-bis(diphosphate) 3'-pyrophosphohydrolase — protein MKTQPTNPKQAGSTAARPPAKRAEPKSESPSGIPGERFQISDLCAILESYLEPRDVADVYRAYLFGAEAHDGQRRVSGEPYIYHPIEVARILAAMRLDAKSIMAAILHDVIEDTPTAKEHIAEQFGTDIAALVDGVSKITRIEFQSQEEAQAENFRKMLLAMASDIRVILIKLADRLHNMRTIAALKPERRRAIARETLDIYAPIANRLGVRQWAAELGNLGFSALYPLRYRIIDDAVRKRHGNRKAIVEKIRAAIVGQMEREGLAAEVTGREKSLYGVYRKMEQKHLSFDQVYDLYGFRVIVDKADTCYRALGAIHNLYKPIPGRFKDYIAIPKANGYQSLHTVVFGPFGVSLEVQIRTHEMDRVSEAGVASHWLYKSGERGSDPAQQRALQWLKDLLDTQQKAGNPREFLEHLKVDLFPDEVYVFTPNGEIKKLPRDATVIDFAYDVHTDIGNRCVGAKVNHQLVPLRTTLRNGDHVEIITAEWNRPSPSWLNYVVTSKARAHIRSFLKNQKTDESAKLGERLLATALEDIGADLKKISEETRNALLKTLKQKTWNDLLGEIGLGNRLATVVARQLVPQTEKDEASRFLRLFRRRSQKPKEPALAIHGTEGVVVNYARCCRPIPGDPILGFLTAGRGIVVHTEDCPNVVRYRKHPEQWIDVQWEKNIKGVYPVYFRVEAKNQRGVLASVAAAISEQEANIDSVSFDERDSQYTSMDFTIEVRDRVHLAHIMRRIRALESVVKINRKKG, from the coding sequence ATGAAAACACAGCCGACCAACCCCAAACAGGCGGGCTCGACAGCAGCCCGGCCCCCGGCAAAGAGGGCGGAACCGAAGTCTGAATCGCCGTCTGGAATCCCCGGAGAGCGTTTTCAGATCAGTGACCTGTGCGCCATTCTCGAATCCTATCTCGAGCCCCGCGACGTTGCTGATGTTTATCGCGCCTATCTGTTCGGCGCCGAGGCCCACGACGGGCAGCGGCGCGTCAGCGGCGAACCCTACATATACCATCCCATAGAAGTCGCCCGCATCCTGGCGGCCATGCGCCTCGATGCCAAGAGCATCATGGCGGCGATCCTGCACGACGTCATCGAGGACACACCCACGGCGAAGGAGCATATCGCCGAGCAGTTCGGGACGGATATCGCCGCGCTCGTCGATGGCGTTTCCAAAATCACCCGCATCGAATTCCAGTCGCAGGAAGAGGCACAGGCGGAAAATTTCCGCAAAATGCTGCTCGCCATGGCGAGCGACATCCGTGTCATCCTCATCAAGCTCGCCGACCGCCTGCACAACATGCGCACCATTGCCGCGCTCAAGCCGGAGCGCCGCCGTGCCATCGCGCGCGAGACACTCGATATTTACGCGCCCATCGCCAACCGCCTCGGTGTGCGCCAGTGGGCGGCGGAACTGGGCAATCTCGGGTTTTCCGCGCTTTATCCGCTACGCTACCGCATCATCGACGACGCGGTGCGCAAGCGTCATGGCAATCGCAAGGCCATCGTCGAAAAAATCCGCGCCGCCATCGTCGGCCAGATGGAACGCGAGGGTTTGGCGGCCGAGGTGACCGGGCGCGAAAAAAGTCTGTATGGCGTGTACCGCAAGATGGAGCAGAAGCATCTGTCGTTTGATCAGGTATACGATCTCTACGGCTTTCGCGTGATCGTGGACAAGGCCGACACCTGCTATCGCGCGCTCGGCGCGATTCACAATCTCTACAAACCCATCCCCGGGCGGTTCAAGGATTACATCGCCATCCCCAAGGCCAACGGTTACCAATCGTTGCACACCGTGGTGTTTGGCCCGTTTGGTGTTTCCCTGGAGGTGCAGATCCGCACACACGAAATGGATCGCGTGTCCGAGGCCGGGGTGGCCTCACATTGGCTGTACAAGAGCGGCGAGCGTGGTTCGGACCCGGCGCAGCAGCGCGCGCTCCAGTGGCTCAAGGACCTGTTGGACACCCAGCAGAAGGCGGGCAACCCGCGGGAATTCCTGGAACACCTCAAGGTGGACCTGTTCCCGGACGAGGTCTATGTGTTTACGCCCAACGGCGAGATCAAGAAGCTCCCGCGTGACGCCACCGTCATCGATTTCGCCTACGACGTGCACACCGACATCGGCAACCGCTGCGTCGGCGCCAAGGTCAACCATCAACTGGTGCCGTTGCGTACCACCCTGCGCAATGGCGATCACGTCGAGATTATTACCGCGGAATGGAACCGCCCCAGCCCGTCCTGGCTCAACTATGTCGTGACCAGCAAGGCGCGCGCGCATATCCGCAGTTTCCTGAAGAACCAGAAAACCGATGAGTCGGCCAAGCTCGGCGAACGCCTGCTGGCCACGGCGCTGGAGGACATCGGCGCCGATCTGAAGAAAATATCCGAGGAAACCCGCAACGCGCTGCTGAAAACCCTCAAGCAGAAAACCTGGAATGACCTGCTGGGCGAAATCGGTCTCGGCAACCGTCTGGCTACCGTGGTGGCACGCCAACTCGTGCCGCAAACTGAAAAAGATGAAGCCAGCCGTTTCCTGCGGCTGTTCCGCCGCCGCAGTCAGAAGCCGAAGGAACCGGCGCTGGCCATCCACGGGACCGAAGGCGTCGTGGTCAATTACGCACGCTGCTGCCGTCCCATTCCCGGCGATCCCATCCTGGGCTTTCTCACCGCCGGGCGTGGCATCGTGGTGCATACCGAGGATTGCCCGAACGTGGTGCGTTACCGCAAGCATCCGGAGCAGTGGATCGACGTGCAGTGGGAAAAAAACATCAAAGGGGTGTACCCGGTTTATTTCCGGGTCGAGGCAAAGAACCAGCGTGGTGTGCTCGCCTCCGTGGCGGCGGCGATTTCCGAACAGGAGGCCAACATCGACTCGGTGTCCTTCGACGAGCGTGACAGCCAGTATACCTCCATGGATTTTACCATCGAGGTACGCGACCGCGTGCACTTGGCGCATATCATGCGCCGTATTCGCGCACTCGAATCGGTGGTGAAGATCAATCGCAAAAAAGGCTGA
- a CDS encoding RidA family protein: protein MTRTVIKTDKAPQAIGTYSQAIKTGNTVYLAGQIPLVPETMVLVDGDMRAQIRRVFENLVAVAKASGGSLQDVVKLNVYLTDLGHFPLVNEVMAQYFREPYPARAAVGVAALPKGAAVEMDAIMVLEK, encoded by the coding sequence ATGACCAGAACAGTGATCAAAACGGACAAGGCACCGCAGGCCATCGGCACTTATTCCCAGGCCATCAAAACCGGCAACACGGTTTATCTTGCTGGCCAGATTCCGTTGGTGCCGGAGACCATGGTGCTGGTGGACGGCGACATGCGCGCGCAGATCCGGCGCGTATTCGAGAACCTGGTCGCGGTGGCCAAGGCGTCCGGCGGCAGCCTGCAGGACGTGGTGAAGCTCAACGTGTATCTCACCGACCTCGGACACTTCCCGTTGGTAAACGAGGTGATGGCGCAATACTTTCGCGAACCCTATCCGGCGCGCGCGGCCGTAGGCGTGGCCGCGCTGCCCAAGGGCGCGGCGGTTGAGATGGATGCGATTATGGTTTTAGAAAAGTAA